In one window of Sphingomonas glaciei DNA:
- the dgoD gene encoding galactonate dehydratase → MMALPELKIGRIETFLVPPRWLFVRVETVDGAHGWGEASLEGHAEAVNGAFEAIRDRFIGHDARRIEDIWQIAYRGGFYRGGAVLMSALSGFDQALWDLKGRALGVPAWELMGGRVRDRIRAYAWIGGDRPHEIADAAKARKAQGFSAVKMNATADLDWIGTPRLFDEVIERVQAAQAAGLDVGLDFHGRVHRPMAKQLAKVLEPLGLLFIEEPLLSENPEGLADIAALVSTPIALGERLYSRWDFKPFFERGAVDIIQPDLSHAGGISECRRIAAMAEAYDVAVAPHCPLGPLALAACLQLSANAPNVAIQEMSLGIHYNVGHDLLEFVTDPEVLTPVDGYLPIPQGAGLGVTIDEAKVREVAKEGHRWRNPIWRHKDGSFAEW, encoded by the coding sequence ATGATGGCCCTTCCCGAACTGAAGATCGGCCGGATCGAGACCTTCCTGGTACCGCCGCGCTGGCTGTTCGTGCGGGTCGAAACGGTCGACGGTGCGCATGGCTGGGGCGAGGCGAGTCTCGAGGGCCATGCGGAAGCGGTGAACGGCGCGTTCGAGGCGATCCGCGACCGCTTCATCGGGCATGACGCGCGGCGTATCGAGGATATTTGGCAGATCGCCTATCGCGGCGGCTTCTATCGCGGCGGCGCGGTGCTGATGAGCGCGCTGTCGGGGTTCGACCAGGCGCTGTGGGACCTCAAGGGCCGCGCGCTTGGCGTCCCGGCGTGGGAGCTGATGGGTGGCAGGGTGCGCGACAGGATCCGGGCCTATGCCTGGATCGGCGGCGACCGCCCACACGAGATCGCCGACGCCGCCAAGGCGCGCAAGGCGCAGGGATTCAGCGCGGTCAAGATGAACGCCACCGCCGACCTCGACTGGATCGGCACCCCACGCCTGTTCGACGAGGTGATCGAGCGGGTGCAGGCGGCGCAGGCGGCCGGGCTCGACGTCGGGCTCGATTTCCACGGCCGCGTGCACCGGCCGATGGCCAAGCAGCTGGCGAAGGTGCTGGAACCGCTCGGCCTGCTTTTCATCGAAGAACCGCTTCTCAGCGAGAACCCCGAGGGCCTCGCCGACATCGCCGCATTGGTCTCGACCCCGATCGCGCTCGGCGAGCGGCTCTATTCGCGCTGGGACTTCAAGCCGTTCTTCGAACGCGGTGCGGTGGATATCATCCAGCCCGACCTCAGCCACGCCGGCGGAATCTCGGAATGCCGACGGATCGCAGCGATGGCCGAGGCCTATGACGTGGCGGTGGCGCCGCATTGCCCGCTGGGACCGCTGGCGCTCGCCGCCTGCCTCCAGCTTTCCGCCAACGCGCCCAATGTCGCGATCCAGGAGATGAGCCTCGGCATCCATTACAACGTCGGCCACGACCTGCTGGAGTTCGTCACCGATCCGGAGGTGCTGACCCCGGTCGATGGCTATCTGCCGATCCCGCAGGGTGCGGGCCTCGGCGTGACGATCGACGAAGCCAAGGTGCGCGAAGTGGCCAAGGAAGGCCATCGCTGGCGCAACCCGATCTGGCGCCACAAGGACGGCAGCTTCGCGGAATGGTGA
- a CDS encoding family 1 glycosylhydrolase, translating into MFATGIENSIPTINGGKTRVDQMEASDHYRRWREDFDCVEDLGIHYLRFGPPIHKTFLGPGKYDWEFADLTLNDLKRRDITPIVDLCHFGVPDWIGNFQNPDFSQQFANYAADFAERYPWIQLYTPVNEMFICAAFSAKYGWWNEQLKTDLGFVTAIKHIVKANVLAMVEILKRRPDAIFIQSESSEYFHADSPAAIGPAEVLNSRRFLTLDLNYGRRVDSEMYEYLMDNGMTREEYHFFLGNRLKQHCILGNDYYWTNEHRVHANGRTEAAGETFGYCEITRQYHNRYRLPIMHTETNLREGPTGQEAVQWLWKEWANVLRLRNVGIPTVGFTWYSLTDQVDWDTALREQNGNVNPLGLYDLNRNIRNVGKAYKQLIKDWRDVLPASSVCLAVPVKPLGQDCWPPRDTPSGERVEPENKGLALGNQSQQTPEAA; encoded by the coding sequence ATGTTTGCCACGGGGATCGAGAACAGCATCCCCACGATCAACGGCGGTAAGACCCGCGTCGATCAGATGGAGGCCTCGGACCATTATCGCCGCTGGCGCGAGGATTTCGACTGTGTCGAGGATCTGGGGATCCACTACCTCCGTTTCGGGCCGCCGATCCACAAGACCTTCCTCGGGCCGGGCAAATATGACTGGGAGTTCGCCGATCTTACGCTGAACGACCTCAAGCGGCGCGACATCACCCCGATCGTCGACCTGTGCCACTTCGGCGTGCCGGACTGGATCGGCAATTTCCAGAACCCCGATTTCAGCCAGCAATTCGCCAATTACGCCGCAGACTTCGCCGAACGCTATCCGTGGATCCAGCTTTACACGCCGGTGAACGAGATGTTTATCTGCGCCGCGTTCAGCGCCAAATATGGCTGGTGGAACGAGCAGCTGAAGACCGACCTCGGCTTCGTCACCGCGATCAAGCACATCGTGAAGGCCAATGTGCTGGCGATGGTGGAGATCCTGAAGCGGCGCCCCGACGCTATCTTCATCCAGTCAGAATCATCCGAATATTTCCATGCCGACAGCCCGGCCGCGATCGGTCCGGCCGAAGTGCTCAACAGCCGCCGCTTCCTGACGCTCGACCTCAATTACGGGCGGCGGGTCGACAGCGAGATGTACGAATATCTGATGGATAACGGGATGACCCGGGAGGAATATCATTTCTTCCTCGGCAACCGGCTGAAGCAGCACTGCATCCTCGGCAACGATTATTACTGGACCAATGAGCACCGGGTCCACGCCAACGGGCGGACCGAGGCGGCAGGCGAGACTTTCGGTTATTGCGAGATCACCCGGCAATATCACAATCGCTACCGCCTCCCGATCATGCACACCGAGACCAACCTGCGCGAAGGTCCGACCGGCCAGGAAGCGGTGCAGTGGCTGTGGAAGGAATGGGCCAATGTGCTGCGGCTGCGCAACGTCGGCATCCCCACCGTCGGCTTCACCTGGTATTCGCTGACCGACCAGGTTGACTGGGACACCGCGCTGCGTGAGCAGAACGGCAACGTTAATCCGCTCGGCCTGTATGATCTCAACCGTAACATCCGCAACGTCGGCAAGGCATACAAGCAGCTGATCAAGGACTGGCGCGATGTGCTTCCCGCTTCGTCGGTGTGCCTGGCAGTGCCGGTCAAGCCGCTCGGCCAGGATTGCTGGCCGCCACGCGACACTCCTTCGGGCGAGCGGGTCGAGCCGGAGAACAAGGGCTTGGCGCTGGGCAACCAGTCGCAACAGACGCCGGAGGCGGCATGA
- a CDS encoding SMP-30/gluconolactonase/LRE family protein has product MEVTCIADVKALLGEGPHWDPERQQLTFVDIKGRRLFRWSGEHEGRNLLGGVVSWSRSHSELKEVSTPFRIGSLIPRASGGYIAGTEHGIAHVDHDLERFELLFDPEEDRETNRFNDAKVDRNGRLFAGTMDDEEKQASGAFYRIDKSLACTRIDDGFRVTNGPAFSPDGKTMYANDSALQVTYRYDLAPDGTPLNKLELARYGEGEGYPDGMTIDAEGCLWIAFWDGWCLRRLSPKGERLQELRVPVQRPTSCAFGGGSLDRLFITSARIGLDAEQLASQPYAGGLFMTVPGVVGLAEQPFAG; this is encoded by the coding sequence ATGGAAGTCACCTGCATAGCCGACGTCAAAGCGCTGCTGGGCGAGGGACCGCATTGGGACCCCGAGCGTCAGCAACTTACCTTTGTCGACATCAAGGGCCGGCGACTCTTCCGCTGGAGCGGCGAACACGAGGGCAGGAACCTGCTGGGAGGCGTCGTGAGCTGGAGCCGGAGCCATAGCGAACTTAAGGAAGTCAGCACGCCGTTCCGGATCGGCAGCCTGATCCCGCGGGCCAGCGGCGGTTATATCGCCGGGACCGAGCACGGCATCGCGCACGTCGACCACGACCTCGAGCGGTTCGAACTGCTGTTCGATCCCGAGGAGGACCGGGAGACCAATCGCTTCAACGATGCCAAGGTCGATCGCAACGGACGGCTGTTCGCGGGGACCATGGACGACGAGGAGAAGCAGGCCAGCGGCGCCTTCTACCGGATCGACAAGAGCCTTGCCTGCACCCGCATCGACGATGGCTTCCGGGTCACCAACGGGCCGGCGTTCAGCCCCGATGGCAAGACCATGTACGCCAACGACAGCGCGCTGCAGGTCACCTATCGCTATGACCTAGCGCCCGATGGCACCCCGCTCAACAAGCTGGAGCTTGCCCGCTACGGCGAGGGCGAGGGCTATCCCGACGGGATGACGATCGATGCCGAGGGTTGCCTGTGGATCGCCTTCTGGGACGGCTGGTGCCTGCGCCGGCTGTCGCCCAAGGGTGAGCGTCTGCAGGAGCTCCGCGTGCCGGTGCAGCGGCCGACCAGTTGTGCGTTCGGCGGCGGCTCGCTCGACCGTCTTTTCATCACTTCCGCCCGCATCGGGCTCGACGCGGAGCAACTCGCTTCGCAACCTTATGCCGGCGGACTGTTTATGACGGTACCCGGCGTCGTCGGTCTGGCGGAGCAACCGTTCGCGGGCTGA
- a CDS encoding 2-dehydro-3-deoxygalactonokinase gives MWTDGYIAVDWGTTNRRAWRVVNGAVEQEFADDLGFTSVPPGGFPAEVATIRERLGDLPLLMAGMVGARGGWVPAPYIPCPLDLATLAASLIEVPEARAFIVPGASFVDGLRGDVMRGEETQFFGAVAAGLCPPDGLICHPGTHNKWALMQGGNLVWFRTVMTGEMFSILKAQSLLKAWLEKPAHPGKVFAEGVARGLEGRAVTADLFTVRARVLLGSLVEADVASFVSGLLIGADVRTGLNGMPQGEVIVMGRGALTQLYAAALTQFGRPNRQVDGEEAFLAGTNAIVERLS, from the coding sequence ATGTGGACAGACGGATATATTGCGGTCGACTGGGGCACCACCAATCGCCGCGCCTGGCGGGTGGTGAACGGCGCGGTCGAACAGGAATTCGCCGACGACCTCGGCTTCACCAGCGTTCCCCCCGGCGGCTTCCCGGCCGAGGTCGCCACCATCCGCGAGCGTCTCGGCGACCTGCCGTTGCTGATGGCGGGCATGGTCGGCGCCCGCGGCGGGTGGGTGCCGGCGCCCTACATCCCCTGCCCGCTCGATCTCGCCACCCTCGCCGCCTCGCTGATCGAAGTGCCCGAGGCCCGTGCCTTCATCGTCCCCGGCGCCTCGTTCGTCGACGGCCTGCGCGGCGACGTCATGCGCGGCGAGGAAACCCAGTTCTTCGGCGCGGTCGCGGCCGGCCTGTGTCCGCCCGACGGCCTGATCTGTCACCCCGGCACGCACAACAAATGGGCGCTTATGCAAGGCGGGAACCTGGTCTGGTTCCGCACGGTCATGACCGGGGAGATGTTCTCCATCCTGAAAGCGCAAAGCCTGCTCAAGGCGTGGCTCGAAAAGCCGGCCCACCCGGGCAAGGTCTTCGCCGAAGGGGTCGCCCGCGGCCTTGAAGGGCGGGCGGTCACCGCCGACCTGTTCACCGTGCGGGCGCGCGTACTGCTCGGTAGCCTCGTCGAGGCGGACGTAGCGAGCTTCGTCAGCGGCCTCCTGATCGGGGCCGACGTTCGCACCGGGTTGAACGGCATGCCTCAGGGCGAGGTGATCGTCATGGGTCGCGGCGCCCTTACCCAGCTCTATGCGGCGGCCCTGACCCAGTTCGGCCGGCCCAATCGCCAGGTCGACGGCGAAGAAGCCTTTCTTGCCGGAACCAACGCCATCGTGGAGCGACTGTCATGA
- a CDS encoding 2-dehydro-3-deoxy-6-phosphogalactonate aldolase, translating into MTAEEDFTRYLAECPLIAIIRGVTPDEVVAIGEAILAGGIRIIEVPLNSPHPFESIDRLAKAIGDRALVGAGTVLDTLSVARVKDAGGRLIVAPNTNAQVISAAVQAEMVAAPGYFTPTEAFVALDAGAQALKLFPAEGATPAILKAQRAVLPRKVPVLVVGGVQPDNMRPWLDAGANGFGLGSGLYAPGRSADDVHARAKAYVAGCQA; encoded by the coding sequence ATGACCGCCGAAGAGGACTTCACCCGCTACCTGGCCGAGTGCCCGCTGATCGCGATCATCCGCGGCGTCACCCCTGACGAGGTCGTCGCGATCGGCGAGGCGATCCTGGCCGGCGGGATCCGCATCATCGAGGTGCCCCTCAACAGCCCCCACCCGTTCGAGAGCATCGACCGCCTGGCCAAGGCGATCGGCGACCGCGCGCTGGTCGGCGCCGGCACCGTGCTCGACACCTTGAGCGTCGCACGGGTCAAGGACGCGGGCGGCCGGTTGATCGTCGCGCCCAACACTAACGCCCAGGTCATCTCCGCCGCGGTGCAGGCCGAGATGGTCGCCGCGCCTGGCTACTTCACCCCGACCGAAGCCTTTGTTGCGCTCGACGCCGGCGCCCAGGCGCTGAAGCTGTTCCCGGCCGAAGGCGCTACCCCCGCGATCCTCAAGGCACAGCGCGCGGTGCTGCCGCGCAAAGTCCCGGTACTGGTCGTCGGCGGCGTCCAGCCCGACAACATGCGGCCGTGGCTCGACGCGGGTGCCAACGGCTTCGGCCTCGGCTCGGGCCTCTACGCCCCCGGCCGCAGCGCCGACGACGTCCATGCACGCGCCAAGGCCTATGTCGCCGGGTGCCAGGCATGA
- a CDS encoding Gfo/Idh/MocA family protein, whose amino-acid sequence MKPIRTAIIGFGKIAEDQHVPAIAGNPRFELAGSVSRQGKGPAPNFTSAEDLLAAVPDLQAAAITTPPRPRFDIARTCIARGLHLLLEKPPCATLGEIEELRRLAEAAGTTLFTTWHAQHNGGVAAAKKLLADARIRSMKITWHEDVHKWHPGQQWVFEPGGFGVFDPGINAFSVATAILPAPLFVREGTLFFPANAHTPIAAELSFTSPAADGPLSASLDWRKTDGEEWTIDIETADGSRLQLLDGGARLLLNGDEVATSGIGEYPDLYARFAQLIDCRESLVDVEPLRLVADSLLVGKRETVEAVTV is encoded by the coding sequence ATGAAGCCGATCCGCACCGCCATCATCGGCTTCGGTAAGATCGCCGAGGACCAGCACGTCCCCGCCATCGCCGGCAACCCCCGCTTCGAGCTTGCCGGCAGCGTCAGTCGCCAGGGCAAGGGTCCCGCGCCAAATTTCACCTCCGCCGAGGACTTGCTTGCCGCCGTGCCCGACCTGCAAGCGGCGGCGATCACCACCCCGCCGAGGCCGCGCTTCGACATCGCCCGCACCTGCATCGCGCGCGGGCTTCACCTGCTGCTGGAAAAGCCGCCCTGCGCCACGCTGGGCGAGATCGAGGAATTGCGGCGCCTGGCCGAGGCTGCCGGCACCACCCTGTTCACCACTTGGCACGCCCAGCATAACGGCGGCGTCGCGGCGGCGAAGAAGCTGCTGGCCGACGCCCGCATCCGCTCGATGAAGATCACCTGGCACGAGGATGTCCACAAGTGGCACCCGGGCCAGCAATGGGTGTTCGAGCCCGGCGGTTTTGGCGTGTTCGACCCGGGCATCAACGCCTTCTCGGTCGCCACCGCCATCCTCCCCGCGCCGCTGTTCGTACGCGAAGGGACATTGTTCTTCCCCGCCAACGCCCACACCCCGATCGCGGCCGAGCTCAGCTTCACCTCGCCCGCGGCCGACGGCCCGCTCAGCGCCAGCCTCGACTGGCGCAAGACCGACGGCGAAGAATGGACCATCGACATCGAGACCGCCGACGGCTCGCGCCTGCAATTGCTCGATGGCGGCGCTCGGCTGCTGCTCAACGGTGACGAGGTGGCGACCAGCGGGATCGGCGAATATCCCGATCTCTACGCCCGCTTCGCCCAACTGATCGACTGCCGGGAAAGTCTGGTCGACGTCGAACCCCTTCGCCTGGTCGCTGACTCATTGCTGGTCGGCAAGCGCGAGACGGTGGAGGCAGTGACAGTCTAG
- a CDS encoding glycoside hydrolase family 43 protein codes for MRMLLPGLALLLSACATVSPPASYQNPAIDQDFPDPAVVRAPDRSFYVYATQGGEPMRNIQAARSSDLVTWTQLPDVLPVKPAWASRTQDFWAPDVYRRGDRWLLFYSAKPDAALSDDKRGLCLAVASASRPEGPFTDMGKPLLCGEGFVNIDPFVFDDPATGKTLLYWGSGFEPIKVQELGADGMSFAPGSTPVELVPVIRTEDAREYRRLVEGAWVTVRDGWYYLFFSGDNCCGPKAHYATMVARSRSATGPFEVRTRPLYLVLEANERWVAPGHNSVIRDDAGTDWILYHGVDARRPRTKPADDVNTRRVMLMDRLEWRGGWPEIAGKSPTSSAQPAPVIRR; via the coding sequence ATGAGAATGCTCCTCCCCGGCCTAGCCCTGCTGCTGTCCGCCTGTGCGACGGTGTCACCCCCGGCGAGCTATCAGAATCCCGCAATCGACCAGGACTTTCCCGATCCCGCGGTGGTGCGGGCGCCCGACCGAAGCTTTTACGTCTATGCGACGCAGGGCGGGGAGCCGATGCGCAACATCCAGGCGGCGCGGTCGAGCGATCTGGTCACCTGGACGCAACTGCCCGACGTCCTGCCAGTCAAGCCGGCGTGGGCCAGCCGGACGCAGGATTTCTGGGCGCCCGACGTGTATCGTCGCGGCGACCGCTGGTTGCTCTTTTATTCGGCCAAACCCGACGCGGCCCTGAGCGACGACAAGCGCGGCTTGTGCCTGGCGGTGGCGAGCGCAAGCAGGCCGGAAGGGCCGTTCACCGACATGGGCAAGCCATTGCTGTGCGGCGAAGGGTTCGTGAACATCGACCCGTTCGTGTTCGACGATCCAGCGACGGGCAAGACCTTGCTTTACTGGGGCTCGGGCTTCGAGCCGATCAAGGTGCAGGAGCTTGGGGCCGACGGCATGTCCTTCGCGCCGGGCAGCACGCCGGTCGAGCTGGTGCCGGTGATCAGGACCGAGGATGCGCGCGAGTATCGCCGGCTGGTCGAGGGCGCGTGGGTGACGGTCCGCGACGGCTGGTATTACCTGTTCTTCTCGGGCGACAATTGCTGCGGACCCAAGGCGCATTATGCGACCATGGTGGCGCGCAGCCGGTCGGCGACCGGACCGTTCGAGGTTCGGACAAGGCCGCTCTACCTGGTGCTGGAGGCCAATGAGCGATGGGTGGCGCCGGGGCACAACAGCGTCATCCGCGACGATGCGGGAACCGACTGGATCCTCTACCATGGGGTCGACGCGCGGCGCCCGCGGACCAAGCCCGCCGATGACGTGAATACTCGGCGGGTGATGCTGATGGATCGGCTGGAGTGGCGCGGCGGCTGGCCGGAAATTGCCGGCAAGAGCCCGACCAGTTCGGCGCAGCCGGCGCCAGTGATTCGGCGCTAG
- a CDS encoding glycoside hydrolase family 43 protein, with protein MPSRIAAAMVAPDPKLMESNEVDGMAFSPGTPLLTFAVEAIEEGEGFALNVSPSDGSGVRSYRVEGPEPEAFAAMFDALHADFGTRRPHHAEPPQDYPAPPWRPLITGNLHPRILSGYGDPAVLRTDDGWWLVATSNDAPDAFPILHSTDLETWDPKGFVFEKGRTPAWTAAGLKVGDFWAPEIARVGEEYWLSYTARAADRTLSIGLARATHPGGPWTDNGEPLLTGTVIDSHVHVDAEGTPWLLWKKDSNSHWPRPLAALLRENPDLIPVLFDEEGDRRTAAFCAAIQPFANTRRPMERFFLMQPLIRAALANWRKVKSALEASGLAAHVTENMATPIYAQQLGADGRSLVGDRHLLLANDLDWEGHLIEGPYLTHRDGRYYLFYAGNDFTSPSYGIGYAVADRITGPWRKAEQPLLRSHPDWSAPGHASVSVGIDGEPRLFFHAFHPGTGGYNVFRALMTVGLAFSGDEVTLVP; from the coding sequence TTGCCTAGTAGGATCGCCGCCGCCATGGTCGCGCCCGATCCCAAGCTCATGGAATCAAACGAAGTGGACGGTATGGCCTTTTCGCCCGGCACCCCCCTGCTGACCTTCGCCGTCGAAGCCATCGAGGAGGGTGAGGGCTTCGCGCTCAACGTCTCGCCCAGTGACGGCAGCGGCGTTCGCTCCTATCGCGTCGAAGGACCCGAGCCCGAAGCCTTTGCCGCGATGTTCGATGCGCTGCACGCCGACTTCGGCACTCGCCGCCCTCATCATGCCGAGCCGCCGCAGGACTATCCCGCCCCGCCCTGGCGGCCGCTGATCACCGGCAACCTCCATCCCCGCATCCTGTCGGGCTATGGGGACCCGGCCGTTCTGCGCACCGACGATGGCTGGTGGCTGGTCGCCACCTCCAACGACGCGCCCGACGCCTTTCCCATCCTCCACTCGACCGATCTCGAGACCTGGGACCCGAAGGGCTTCGTGTTCGAGAAAGGCCGCACCCCCGCCTGGACCGCCGCCGGGCTGAAGGTGGGTGACTTCTGGGCGCCCGAAATCGCCCGGGTGGGCGAGGAATATTGGCTCAGCTACACCGCCCGTGCCGCCGATCGCACCCTGTCGATCGGCCTCGCCCGCGCCACCCATCCCGGCGGTCCGTGGACCGACAATGGCGAACCCTTGCTGACCGGCACGGTCATCGACAGCCACGTCCATGTCGACGCCGAAGGCACCCCCTGGCTGCTGTGGAAGAAGGACAGCAACAGCCACTGGCCGCGCCCGCTCGCCGCCCTGCTGCGCGAGAATCCCGACCTCATCCCGGTCCTGTTCGACGAGGAAGGCGACCGCCGCACCGCCGCCTTCTGCGCCGCGATCCAGCCCTTCGCCAACACCCGCCGCCCGATGGAGCGCTTCTTCCTGATGCAGCCGCTGATCCGCGCGGCGCTCGCCAATTGGCGCAAGGTCAAGTCGGCGCTGGAGGCGAGCGGCCTCGCCGCCCACGTCACCGAAAATATGGCGACCCCGATCTACGCCCAGCAGCTCGGCGCCGATGGCCGCAGCCTCGTCGGAGACCGGCACCTGCTACTCGCCAACGATCTCGACTGGGAAGGTCATCTGATCGAAGGGCCCTACCTTACCCACCGCGACGGCCGCTATTACCTGTTTTACGCCGGCAACGACTTCACCTCGCCCAGCTACGGCATCGGCTATGCCGTCGCCGACCGGATCACCGGGCCGTGGCGCAAGGCGGAGCAGCCGTTGCTCCGCTCGCATCCCGACTGGTCGGCGCCGGGTCACGCCTCGGTCTCGGTCGGCATCGACGGCGAGCCGCGGCTGTTTTTCCACGCCTTTCATCCCGGCACCGGCGGCTATAACGTGTTCCGCGCCTTGATGACCGTTGGCTTGGCGTTCAGCGGCGACGAGGTAACGCTGGTCCCATGA
- a CDS encoding glycoside hydrolase family 43 protein — protein MILASTAASAQQQPIMEPVLRENFPDAFVMAEGNGSFIAYATNDGANVPMAVSRDLISWTPVRDAAGKKQDAMPTLAPWVKPGFTWAPEVMKVGANYILYYTANHRAQDKQCLGVAVSASPRGPFVDRSAEPMVCQFDLGGSIDANPFRDKDGKLYLYWKADGNRIGKRSRLWGAELTPDGLKLAGAPKDIGLTDEDPWEQRVIEAPTMLRVPDGYAMLYSGGYFGWNDDQRLSPYAMNWGRCSGPLGPCNDGGATPILNSYARPGKEGCLSGPGHQSVFRANGGTFISFHGWSTTKGCRKGEGKRFLYVAPFGWENNAPAIAPSLRPAR, from the coding sequence TTGATCCTGGCAAGCACAGCCGCCTCGGCCCAGCAGCAGCCGATCATGGAGCCCGTGCTGCGCGAAAACTTCCCCGACGCCTTCGTCATGGCGGAAGGCAATGGCAGCTTCATCGCCTACGCCACCAACGACGGCGCGAACGTGCCGATGGCGGTCAGCCGCGACCTCATCAGCTGGACCCCGGTGCGCGACGCTGCCGGCAAGAAACAGGACGCCATGCCGACCCTCGCCCCGTGGGTGAAGCCCGGCTTCACCTGGGCGCCTGAAGTGATGAAGGTCGGCGCCAATTACATCCTCTATTACACCGCCAATCACCGCGCCCAGGACAAGCAATGCCTTGGCGTCGCGGTCAGCGCCTCGCCGCGCGGTCCGTTCGTCGATCGTTCGGCCGAACCGATGGTCTGCCAGTTCGACCTCGGCGGCTCGATCGACGCCAACCCGTTCCGCGACAAGGACGGCAAGCTCTACCTCTACTGGAAGGCCGACGGGAACCGAATCGGCAAGCGCAGCCGCCTGTGGGGAGCCGAGCTCACCCCTGATGGCCTCAAGCTTGCCGGCGCGCCCAAGGATATCGGCCTGACCGACGAAGACCCGTGGGAGCAGCGCGTGATCGAAGCGCCGACCATGCTTCGCGTCCCCGACGGTTATGCCATGCTCTACTCGGGCGGCTATTTCGGTTGGAACGACGACCAGCGCCTCTCGCCCTACGCCATGAACTGGGGGCGCTGTTCGGGTCCGCTCGGCCCCTGCAACGACGGCGGCGCGACCCCGATCCTCAACAGCTATGCGCGCCCCGGCAAGGAAGGCTGCCTGTCAGGTCCCGGCCATCAGTCGGTGTTCCGCGCCAACGGCGGCACCTTCATCAGCTTCCACGGCTGGTCGACAACCAAGGGCTGCCGCAAGGGGGAGGGCAAGCGCTTCCTCTACGTCGCACCGTTCGGGTGGGAGAATAACGCCCCCGCCATCGCGCCGAGCCTTCGCCCGGCCCGCTAG